A single region of the Lotus japonicus ecotype B-129 chromosome 4, LjGifu_v1.2 genome encodes:
- the LOC130712304 gene encoding uncharacterized protein LOC130712304: protein RKTKNHPTRNNSNSQSDKASVTTSCQIWQNTTGSPPLSYCGNEGDITWFAQNTGFVWEIAPQFGAMVVFPEHRYYGESVPYGSREEAYKNATTLSYLTAEQALADFSVLLIDLKQNFSAIDCPVVLFGGSYGGMLAAWMRLKYPHIAIGALASSAPILQFENIVPPETFYDIVSNDFKRESSTCFTYIKQSWDEIASKGQTNDGLEHLTKTFKLCQKLKSSDDLFGWLESAYSYLAMVNYPYPSDFLMTLPGHPIKELCRRVDQGPAGTSILERIYEGVNVYYNYTGEAKCFELDDDPHGMSGWNWQACTEMVMPMSSSQESSMFPPYEYNYSSYQEDCVKSFGVEPRPKWITTEFGGHNILATLKKFGSNIIFSNGLLDPWSGGSVLQNISESIVSLVTKEGAHHIDLRASTGNDPDWLVEQRATEIKLIQGWISDYSRKNKSVFDM, encoded by the exons agaaaaacaaaaaaccacCCCACCAGAAATAACAGTAACAGCCAATCCGACAAAGCCAGTGTCACAACCAGTTGCCAAATATGGCAGAACACCACCGGTTCACCACCCTTGTCCTACTGCGGCAACGAAGGTGATATCACTTGGTTCGCCCAAAACACCGGGTTTGTATGGGAAATCGCGCCTCAGTTCGGTGCCATGGTTGTTTTTCCTGAA CATCGATATTATGGTGAGTCTGTGCCTTATGGAAGTAGAGAGGAGGCGTATAAGAATGCTACCACTTTATCTTATCTCACGGCTGAGCAAGCGCTTGCTGATTTTTCTGTTCTGCTCATTGATCTGAAGCAGAATTTTTCAGCCATTGATTGCCCTGTTGTGTTGTTTGGAGGATCATATGGTGGAA TGTTAGCAGCATGGATGAGACTCAAGTATCCTCACATTGCTATTGGGGCACTTGCTTCTTCGGCTCCaattcttcaatttgaaaacattgtGCCTCCGGAAACTTTCTACGACATTGTTTCCAATGATTTTAAA CGTGAAAGTTCCACTTGCTTTACCTATATAAAACAGTCATGGGATGAGATAGCATCCAAGGGTCAAACAAATGATGGCCTTGAGCATCTGACTAAAACTTTCAAGTTATGCCA GAAATTAAAAAGCTCTGACGATCTATTTGGCTGGTTGGAGTCTGCATATAGTTATTTGGCAATGGTGAACTACCCTTATCCTTCTGACTTTTTGATGACTTTACCTGGACACCCCATCAAGGAG CTCTGCAGAAGGGTTGATCAGGGTCCTGCAGGGACTAGTATCCTGGAGCGCATATATGAAGGAGTGAATGTCTACTACAATTATACAGGAGAAGCTAAATGTTTTGAACTGGATGATGATCCACACGGCATGAGTGGCTGGAACTGGCAG GCTTGCACTGAAATGGTTATGCCAATGTCTAGCAGCCAGGAGTCCAGCATGTTTCCACCATATGAGTACAACTACTCTTCCTACCAAGAGGATTGCGTCAAGAGTTTTGGAGTGGAGCCAAGGCCAAAATGGATTACTACAGAATTTGGCGGGCAT AACATCCTTGCCACCTTGAAGAAATTCGGAAGCAATATAATCTTCTCAAATGGCCTATTGGATCCATGGAGTGGGGGCAG TGTTCTGCAGAATATATCTGAAAGTATTGTTTCTCTTGTTACTAAAGAAG GTGCTCACCACATAGATTTACGTGCTTCAACTGGAAATGATCCCGATTGGTTGGTAGAGCAGAGAGCGACTGAGATCAAGCTAATACAAGGTTGGATCAGTGACTACTCCCGAAAAAATAAATCTGTATTTGATATGTAA
- the LOC130714510 gene encoding uncharacterized protein LOC130714510: protein MAEHHRFTTLVLSTVAVILLCSTPQPSALKHAATTPRFFEKFAASSTHHSQLDLHYETRYFQQRLDHFSFSELPPFPQRYLINTDHWDRSSGPIFFYCGNEGDITWFAQNTGFVWEIAPQFGAMVVFPEHRYYGESVPYGSREEAYKNASTLSYLTAEQALADFSVLLIDLKQNFSAIDCPVVLFGGSYGGMLAAWMRLKYPHIAIGALASSAPILQFENIVPPETFYDIVSNDFKRESSTCFTYIKQSWDEISSKGQTNDGLEHLTKTFKQCQKLKSTDDLFGWLESAYSYLAMVNYPYPSEFLMTLPGHPIKEVCRRIDQGPAGTSILERIYEGVNVYYNYTGEAKCFELDDDPHGLSGWNWQACTEMVMPMSSSQESSMFPPYEYNYTSYLEDCIKSFGVEPRPKWITTEFGGHNILATLKKFGSNIIFSNGLLDPWSGGSVLQNISESIVSLVTKEGAHHIDLRASTGNDPDWLVEQRATEIKLIQGWISDYYRKSKAVFDI, encoded by the exons ATGGCAGAACACCACCGGTTCACCACCCTTGTCCTCTCCACCGTCGCCGTCATTCTCCTCTGTTCTACACCGCAACCATCAGCGCTGAAGCATGCCGCTACTACCCCACGATTCTTCGAGAAATTCGCAGCTTCTTCAACCCACCACTCTCAGCTCGATCTCCACTACGAAACCAGATACTTCCAACAACGCCTCGACCACTTCAGCTTCTCCGAGCTGCCACCGTTCCCTCAGAGATACCTCATCAACACCGACCACTGGGACCGATCATCGGGGCCCATTTTCTTCTACTGCGGGAACGAAGGTGATATCACTTGGTTCGCCCAAAACACCGGGTTTGTATGGGAAATCGCGCCTCAGTTCGGTGCCATGGTTGTTTTTCCTGAA CATCGATATTATGGTGAGTCTGTGCCTTATGGGAGCAGAGAGGAGGCGTATAAGAATGCTTCTACTTTGTCTTATCTTACGGCTGAGCAAGCGCTTGCTGATTTTTCTGTTCTGCTCATTGATCTGAAGCAGAATTTTTCAGCCATTGATTGCCCAGTTGTGTTGTTTGGAGGATCATATGGTGGAA TGTTAGCAGCATGGATGAGACTCAAGTATCCTCACATTGCTATTGGGGCACTAGCTTCTTCGGCTCCaattcttcaatttgaaaacattgtGCCCCCTGAAACTTTCTACGACATTGTTTCCAATGATTTCAAA CGTGAAAGTTCCACTTGCTTTACCTATATAAAACAGTCTTGGGATGAGATATCATCCAAGGGTCAAACAAATGATGGCCTTGAGCATCTGACTAAAACTTTCAAGCAATGCCA GAAATTAAAAAGCACTGACGATCTATTTGGCTGGTTGGAGTCTGCATATAGTTATTTGGCAATGGTGAACTACCCTTATCCTTCTGAATTTTTGATGACTTTACCAGGACACCCCATCAAGGAG GTTTGCAGAAGGATTGATCAGGGTCCTGCAGGGACTAGTATCCTGGAGCGCATATATGAAGGAGTGAATGTCTACTACAATTATACAGGAGAAGCTAAATGTTTTGAACTGGATGATGATCCACACGGCTTGAGTGGCTGGAACTGGCAG GCTTGCACTGAAATGGTTATGCCAATGTCTAGCAGCCAGGAGTCCAGCATGTTTCCACCATATGAGTACAACTACACTTCCTACCTAGAGGATTGCATCAAGAGTTTTGGAGTGGAGCCAAGGCCAAAATGGATTACTACAGAATTTGGCGGGCAT AACATCCTTGCCACCTTGAAGAAATTCGGAAGCAATATAATCTTCTCAAATGGTCTATTGGATCCATGGAGTGGGGGCAG TGTTCTGCAGAATATATCTGAAAGTATTGTTTCTCTTGTTACTAAAGAAG GTGCTCACCACATAGATTTACGTGCTTCAACGGGAAATGATCCTGATTGGTTGGTAGAGCAGAGAGCCACTGAGATCAAGCTAATACAAGGTTGGATCAGTGACTACTACAGAAAAAGTAAAGCTGTATTCGATATATAA